In the Terriglobales bacterium genome, one interval contains:
- the glmS gene encoding glutamine--fructose-6-phosphate transaminase (isomerizing), whose product MCGIVGYVGKKRVVPVIIEGLRRLEYRGYDSAGIAVAGNGDGLQVRRAEGKLRNLEEVIRLKPLDGTYGIGHTRWATHGRPTEENAHPHRDCTGRVVVVHNGIIENYLQLKRKLAEEGHKFSTETDTEVIAHLVEKHLKPHNGGARPSLEEAVRKTVKELHGVYALAVISVDERDKIVAARNGPPAVIGLGKDEYFVASDVPAILYHTRDLFFLADGDLAVITPEGVQLSDFDGNPIVRQVQHVTWDPIMAEKGGFKHFMLKEIYEQPRAVRDTTLGRVSLDSGKIFLEEMEITESEFAKLGKVNIAACGTSWHAAQAGKFMIERLARVPVEVDYASEWRYRDPIVAPNDLTMLITQSGETADTIAAQREARSKGSKTIGICNVVGSMVTREANGTIYTHAGPEIGVASTKAFTAQLTALFLFSLYLANVRNSITHDEARMYIGELGKIPGKLESVLAKEEEAEDLAKEYHRAQDFLFLGRGIHYPIALEGALKLKEISYIHAEGYPAGEMKHGPNALIDEDLPVVILATCDPKDPGSQMRYEKTLSNLKEVKARSGRVIAVATEGDEEIREAADHVIYVPPAPEMLVPILEIVPLQLLAYHIAVRRGCDVDQPRNLAKSVTVE is encoded by the coding sequence GTGTGTGGCATTGTTGGATATGTAGGCAAGAAGCGCGTAGTGCCGGTCATCATTGAAGGCCTGCGCCGGCTTGAGTACCGTGGCTACGATTCCGCCGGCATCGCGGTTGCTGGAAATGGAGACGGCCTTCAGGTTCGCCGCGCCGAAGGCAAGCTGCGCAACCTGGAAGAGGTGATCCGCCTCAAGCCCCTCGACGGCACCTACGGCATTGGCCACACCCGCTGGGCCACCCACGGACGCCCCACCGAGGAGAATGCCCATCCCCACCGTGACTGCACCGGCCGTGTGGTCGTGGTGCACAACGGGATCATCGAGAATTACCTGCAGCTGAAACGCAAGCTCGCCGAGGAAGGCCATAAGTTCTCCACCGAAACCGATACCGAGGTCATTGCCCACCTGGTCGAGAAGCATCTGAAGCCGCACAATGGCGGCGCGCGTCCCTCGCTGGAAGAGGCCGTTCGCAAGACGGTAAAGGAACTGCACGGCGTTTATGCCCTGGCGGTGATTTCCGTGGACGAGCGCGACAAGATTGTCGCCGCGCGCAATGGCCCGCCGGCGGTCATCGGGCTGGGCAAGGACGAATACTTTGTCGCCTCCGACGTACCCGCCATCCTCTATCACACGCGCGACCTTTTTTTCCTGGCCGATGGCGACCTCGCGGTCATCACGCCGGAAGGTGTCCAGCTCAGCGACTTCGACGGCAACCCCATCGTGCGCCAGGTGCAGCACGTCACCTGGGATCCCATCATGGCGGAAAAGGGCGGTTTCAAGCATTTCATGCTCAAAGAAATTTATGAGCAGCCGCGCGCCGTCCGCGACACCACTCTGGGCCGCGTCTCCCTCGACAGCGGCAAAATTTTCCTCGAGGAGATGGAAATCACCGAGAGCGAATTCGCCAAGCTCGGCAAGGTGAACATCGCTGCCTGCGGCACCAGTTGGCACGCCGCGCAAGCCGGCAAGTTCATGATCGAGCGCCTGGCGCGGGTCCCGGTGGAAGTCGACTACGCCAGCGAATGGCGTTATCGCGATCCGATCGTTGCGCCCAACGATCTCACCATGCTGATAACGCAGTCGGGCGAGACCGCCGACACCATTGCCGCCCAACGCGAAGCCCGCTCCAAGGGCTCGAAAACGATTGGCATCTGCAACGTCGTAGGTTCCATGGTCACCCGCGAAGCCAACGGCACCATCTACACCCATGCCGGCCCGGAGATCGGCGTTGCTTCGACCAAGGCCTTCACAGCGCAATTGACCGCTCTGTTTCTCTTCTCGCTCTACCTGGCGAACGTGCGCAACAGCATCACCCACGATGAGGCGCGCATGTACATCGGCGAACTGGGCAAGATCCCCGGCAAGCTGGAGTCCGTGCTGGCCAAGGAAGAAGAAGCGGAAGACTTGGCCAAGGAATACCACCGCGCCCAGGATTTCCTCTTCCTCGGCCGCGGCATTCACTATCCCATCGCGCTGGAAGGCGCCCTCAAGCTCAAGGAAATTTCCTACATCCACGCCGAGGGCTATCCCGCCGGCGAGATGAAGCACGGCCCCAACGCGCTGATTGACGAAGATCTTCCGGTGGTGATCCTCGCCACCTGCGATCCCAAGGACCCGGGCTCGCAAATGCGCTATGAGAAGACGCTGTCCAACCTGAAAGAGGTGAAGGCGCGCAGCGGGCGGGTAATCGCGGTCGCCACCGAGGGCGACGAGGAAATTCGCGAAGCTGCCGACCACGTCATCTACGTGCCCCCCGCGCCGGAGATGCTGGTGCCCATCCTCGAGATCGTGCCGCTGCAGCTGCTGGCGTACCACATCGCCGTGCGCCGCGGCTGCGACGTCGACCAGCCGCGGAATTTGGCGAAGTCGGTGACCGTGGAATAG
- a CDS encoding DUF1059 domain-containing protein — protein MADVNKQQDQDLRFRCADVGDKNCKWEARGRNEDDIMQQAEQHGREKHNLHMDDNMRQKVRGAIQRKAA, from the coding sequence ATGGCCGACGTAAACAAACAGCAAGATCAGGACCTCCGCTTCCGCTGTGCGGATGTCGGGGACAAGAACTGCAAATGGGAAGCCCGTGGCCGCAACGAAGACGACATCATGCAGCAAGCCGAGCAGCACGGCCGCGAAAAGCACAACCTCCACATGGACGACAACATGCGCCAGAAAGTCCGTGGCGCCATCCAGCGTAAAGCAGCGTAA
- the purS gene encoding phosphoribosylformylglycinamidine synthase subunit PurS, with protein MKAYVYVSLKKTVLDPQGKTIHGALRKMGFQAVTDVRQGKYFEVTVDGLDEARARQEVERIAREVLTNPVIEEFRYSLEAH; from the coding sequence ATGAAAGCCTACGTGTACGTGTCGCTCAAGAAGACGGTGCTCGACCCGCAGGGCAAAACCATTCATGGCGCACTCCGCAAGATGGGCTTTCAAGCGGTGACCGATGTACGCCAGGGCAAGTACTTCGAGGTTACGGTCGATGGGTTGGATGAAGCGCGTGCCCGCCAGGAGGTCGAACGCATCGCTCGCGAGGTCCTCACCAATCCGGTGATCGAGGAGTTCCGTTACTCCCTGGAAGCACATTAA
- a CDS encoding LytTR family DNA-binding domain-containing protein, translating into MPLSAVIIDDEQLARDELAFLLKSVDDVNVVAQGKNGVEAVNLIKEHSPDLVFLDVQMPGLDGFAVIKKLMDKKVPLPQIVFATAYDQYAVKAFEVNAVDYLLKPFDKARVTQSVRKAKAKVSTAGPSERLETLIRSLEAKPHQPAKILIKAAGRLFLVDQKDICYASIEDGVITVVTAQIEGQSNCRTLEELLASLDPNLFWRAHRSYLVNINRIREVVPWFKSSYQLRMDDKKQSEIPVSRAQTKRLRELFRL; encoded by the coding sequence ATGCCGTTGTCCGCAGTTATCATCGATGATGAGCAGCTCGCGCGCGATGAGCTTGCCTTCCTGTTGAAGTCGGTGGATGACGTCAATGTAGTCGCGCAGGGCAAGAACGGCGTCGAGGCCGTGAACCTCATCAAGGAGCACTCGCCCGACCTCGTCTTCCTCGACGTCCAGATGCCCGGACTGGACGGCTTTGCGGTAATCAAAAAGCTGATGGACAAGAAGGTGCCGCTGCCGCAAATCGTTTTTGCTACCGCTTACGATCAATACGCGGTCAAGGCGTTTGAAGTGAACGCCGTCGATTATCTCCTCAAGCCCTTTGATAAGGCGCGGGTCACCCAATCCGTGAGAAAAGCCAAGGCCAAGGTATCCACCGCCGGACCCAGCGAACGCCTGGAAACGCTCATCCGTAGCCTGGAAGCCAAGCCTCATCAGCCCGCGAAAATCCTGATCAAGGCCGCCGGCCGATTGTTCCTGGTGGACCAGAAGGACATCTGTTATGCCTCGATCGAAGACGGTGTCATTACCGTGGTAACGGCTCAGATCGAGGGTCAATCCAACTGCCGTACGCTGGAGGAACTTCTCGCCTCCCTCGATCCCAACCTGTTCTGGCGCGCGCACCGCTCCTACCTGGTAAATATCAACCGCATTCGCGAGGTTGTGCCGTGGTTCAAGAGCTCCTACCAGCTCCGCATGGACGACAAGAAGCAGTCGGAAATTCCGGTCAGCCGCGCACAAACCAAGAGACTCCGCGAACTGTTCCGGCTTTGA
- a CDS encoding FAD-dependent oxidoreductase produces the protein MSTHRQLLTARLVRSVPLSGDTKHLEFSVEELPRFDFTAGQFVSMKEPHDGREITRAYSIASPPRGNNTFDLCLNRVQEGFFSNFLCDLPEGEKVPFHGPHGYFVLKDPVRDSLFIGTGTGIAPLRGMLQWLFADDSRHRGHEFWLLFGVRYQADLYYNDEFLQLAHEHPNFHYLPTLSRENPGWTGARGYVQEHVRHLAAGRTDMDAYICGLKDMVLANRDLLKQLGWDRKAILYERFD, from the coding sequence GTGTCCACTCACCGCCAACTGTTGACCGCACGCCTGGTGCGCTCCGTCCCGCTCTCGGGCGACACCAAGCACCTGGAATTCTCGGTCGAAGAACTTCCCCGCTTCGACTTCACTGCCGGGCAGTTCGTCTCGATGAAGGAACCGCATGACGGCCGCGAGATCACGCGTGCCTACTCCATCGCCTCGCCTCCGCGCGGCAACAACACCTTCGACCTCTGCCTCAACCGCGTACAAGAGGGCTTTTTTTCAAATTTTCTTTGCGATCTTCCCGAAGGGGAGAAAGTCCCGTTCCACGGGCCCCACGGTTATTTCGTGCTCAAGGACCCGGTGCGTGATTCTCTCTTTATCGGAACCGGAACCGGCATCGCGCCATTGCGAGGCATGCTGCAGTGGCTTTTCGCCGATGACTCGCGCCACCGCGGACATGAATTCTGGCTGCTGTTCGGCGTGCGCTACCAGGCTGATCTCTACTACAACGACGAGTTCCTGCAACTGGCGCATGAGCATCCCAATTTCCATTATCTTCCGACCCTGAGCCGCGAAAACCCCGGCTGGACCGGGGCCCGTGGCTACGTGCAGGAGCACGTTCGGCATCTCGCGGCAGGTCGCACTGACATGGACGCCTACATCTGCGGGCTCAAGGACATGGTTCTGGCGAACCGCGATCTGTTGAAGCAATTGGGCTGGGACCGGAAGGCGATTCTTTACGAAAGATTCGATTGA
- a CDS encoding DUF1059 domain-containing protein, producing the protein MARDKGKKAPLGHLHLRCADVTDPNCHWEVRGHDDADIMKQMEQHAHEAHNVMHLDNGVRNRIRSVIHTKKAA; encoded by the coding sequence ATGGCTCGCGACAAAGGGAAAAAAGCGCCTTTAGGACACCTTCACCTGCGATGCGCCGACGTCACCGACCCGAATTGTCATTGGGAAGTCCGGGGCCACGATGATGCCGACATCATGAAGCAAATGGAACAGCATGCCCACGAGGCGCACAACGTCATGCACCTCGACAATGGCGTCCGTAACCGCATCCGAAGCGTCATTCACACCAAGAAAGCGGCATAA